The Pristiophorus japonicus isolate sPriJap1 unplaced genomic scaffold, sPriJap1.hap1 HAP1_SCAFFOLD_680, whole genome shotgun sequence genome window below encodes:
- the LOC139256032 gene encoding probable G-protein coupled receptor 139: NLVTIVILSRGKCGLSKCVTRYLIAMAAADLLVVILDVILKQLPISYRKAFDFLQSMRMCNIHAGLLHAATDCSVWFTVTFTFDRFVAICCQKLKTKYCTERTAAVVLGTVTALTGLKNMFWCFMFRGYYRFSNLHWFCLRRYYLDRAVFTVLEILHFIFTPCIAFVLILLLNTLTVRHILVASKSRRRLRGPSTAESPRDPEMDSRRKCIISMFVISGNFILLWALYMVHSIYLRVFYSIGDVSVHLHRYVTVLAAMLQLLSCCTNTGIYAVTQTKFRGQLQDAANNTFTQFVKFIKP, translated from the coding sequence tgaacttagtgacgattgtgatcctgtcccgcggcaagtgcggtctctccaaatgtgtgacTCGCTACCTGATCGCCATGGCAGCAGCGGATCTCCTGGTCGTTATCCTGGACGTGATATTGAAGCAGCTTCCGATTAGTTACAGGAAAGCATTTGACTTTCTTCAGTCCATGCgcatgtgtaatatccacgctggcCTGCTtcatgcagccacagactgttctgtctggttcactgtcactttcacatttgatcgatttgtggccatttgttgccagaagctgaaaaccaaatattgcaccgagagaaccgcAGCTGTGGTCCTGGGAACAGTGACTGCGTTGACTGGCTTAAAGAACATGTTCTGGTGTTTTATGTTCAGAGGTTATTATAGATTCTCGAACCTCCACTGGTTTTGTTTGAGACGCTATTACCTTGATAGAGCAGTCTTTACAGTACTGGAGATCCTTCATTTTATTTTCACCCCGTGTATCgcatttgttctgatcctgctgctcaatacgctcaccgtcagacacattttgGTGGCCAGCAaatcccgcaggagactccggggtcccagcactgcggagagtcccagagaccccgAGATGGATAGCCGCAGGAAATGTATCATTTCAATGTtcgttatctcggggaatttcatcctgttatgggcgtTGTATATGGTGCATTCCATATATCTACGAGTGTTTTATTCCATTGGAGATGTATCTGTACATCTACATAGATACGTCACGGTACTGGCTGCAATgctgcagctcctgagttgctgcacaaacacgggtatttatgctgtgacacagactaagttcagaggGCAGTTGCAGGATGCGGCGAACAATACATTTACCCAGTTTGTGAAATTCATTAAACCATGA